From the genome of Ptychodera flava strain L36383 chromosome 13, AS_Pfla_20210202, whole genome shotgun sequence:
cacacacacacacacacacacatacatacatacatacatacatacatacatacatacatacatacatacatacatacatacatacatacatacatacatacaatacaaacacacacaaacacacacacacaaacaaacaaacacacacacacacacgcacacacgcacggactgCTAGGAGACCTCAATATATATTATCAATGCAgctgaaattaaaaatataaattctaCCTGCACGATAATAGTTATCACGGAATTCTGAGTGTATGAGCACCTACTGTGTCGCACTATACTATAATGAAAATCGGTAATTTACGATCATGCAGGTGACGCCGGGATTATAGATGTTCAATGGTTGAATCCAAACCAAACAAGTAATTACAGTAAAATACAAGAGGACGTTTTGCTCAGTGTTTTTATATCACCAAGTGATGGTTCGTCCCTCTCCACCCTCTCTCCATTAATTTCGTTCAATTGCAGAATGAAAACATCGTCAGATGTGTCGATGCTGTGGTCGTCCTTCTGCCTTCTTCTTCTGTTCGAGTCGACAGGAACAACAACACTGACCAACTCCACCATTCCGCAATATGGCGGTTATGTTTACAAGCAGTTCGTAAACCCGATTCGAGACAGATTACTGTATGGACAATTTCCTGCAAACTTCACCTGGGGTGCTGCCACCTCTGCTCATCAAGTTGAGGGCGCTTGGCTGGCCGATGGGAAAGGAAGGAGCATTTGGGACTACTTCACCCACAAGCGAAGACACATTTTCGGAAGTGTTGAAAATGGTGACGTCACCAGCGACAGCTACAATAAAATTAAACTTGATGTCATGCTGCTAAAGAGACTTGGTATTAAACATTACAAGTTTTCCTTGTCCTGGACTAGAATTTTACCAGATGGCACAACGAATAAAATAAACCGCGGTGGAATTGACTACTACCATCGTTTGATCGATACCCTACTCCAGGCGAACATTCAGCCGATGGTGGCGCTGTTTCATTTCGACCTGCCAGATTCCCTGCAAACCGTGGGTGGATGGAGCAACGACCACATAGTCACCTACTTTACGAATTATGCTGAAATCTGCTTCGCTGAATTTGGCAGTAAAGTGAAGTACTGGGTAACTTTTGACGAGCCGTCGGTCTTTGCTGTGTTCGGGCACGACCAAGGCATCCATGCACCTGGCTTCAAACACCAAGGTACCACCGTCTACAGAGTTGCCCACAACATGATCAAAGCGCACGCCAGAACGTGGCACACCTACAATTCACGCTACAGAAGCATTCACAACGGACAGCTAGGGATATGCTTACTTGCCAACTGGGGGTTTTCGAGATCGAGCTGGAAGGACGATCTTCTCGCCAGTGATAGGTACATGCAGTTCCAAATAGGATGGTTCGCCCATCCTTTGCTGGTGAACGGTGATTACCCAAAAGTGATGAAAGATGCCGTTTTCAAGAAAAGTCGAGCTCAAAAGCTGACGTCGTCGCGACTTCCAACTTTTACCGACTTGGAAAAGCGAATGATCCAAGGCACGGCTGATTTCCTAGGAGTAGACCACTTTTCCTCTTTCTACGTCGACATCTCGATGCCGAAAGTGCTGCCAGCCGGTTACTACCAGGACCAAGATATGATCGCTTGGCCGGACAGATCTTGGCCGACGTACGGTGTCATAGGACAAGGAGTCGCTCCTTGGGGGATGCGCAGTGTACTGAACTGGATCAAACAACAATATAATAATCCACCTGTTTACGTCACGGGTAACGGGGTCGGAGAGTACAGCGAGAATCATGACGTCACATTGAAACTGATGGATACCGGTAGAATTCAATACCATCGAGCTTACATAAATGAAGTTCTTAAAGGTATCAATACTGCATGCACAGCCCTTGCTAGATTTATGTTAGTACACGTTGTTTCGTTAGCGACGTCTTTAAAAAAGTATCGTTTGTTTTTCATAactcatttttttttcctttctctcACTTACTCCCCTATAATCTTTCCTTTGTTTTATCTCCCgtgaaaaatattcttactcCTGATCTTCTTCCTGATCACTTTCACATTTCTTCTAACGTCTTTAAGTTCTTCATTTAAAGGggcagttctcaatccctggttttcAGATCAGTTTCCATCGACTCGGTTCTCTCTGTTCTCTCCGACTTATCTTGGCTTGATAAGTTTATACTGCATGAAAATATCCCCTTCCCCAACATTTTCTCTAGTACTCCCATTTCGGTCTTTTCGCCCTCTTTTGTAGATTTTCTTCTTCCTTTCGAGATACATATACCaggtctgttttttttttcgtgtCTATAGTAAAAATCGTTTGTCACGTGACGATGTTAACTCTCTCAGACTCCTCTTTTATCCGCAGCCTATCAGCTTGACGGCGTGGACGTCCGTGGCTACACAGTCTGGTCATTGATGGACAGCTTCGAATGGATGAACATGTTCACTGTTCGATACGGTCTTTACTATGTGAACTTCACCAACCCAACCAGACCACGCATTCCCAGAGCGTCCAGCGTCAAGTACGCCGAGATCATCAAAGCCAACGGGTTTCCGAGACCCGCGTCGACGGCTGCCCTCACGCGACCAAAAGTGGGTGCTGTCAAGAAATCAGAGCAATCGCCCCTGAAAAACAGCAAGGCGAAcgaaaacacaaaattggtttACAGAAATCAACTAGAAACCAAACAATTACCTGGAAAAATAAACGCTCCGTCGTTAAAACAGAAACCACAAGTTCCAAATAAACCGAACAATGACAAGATGGTCGTAAACATGGACGATGTTGTAGAACAACAGTAAATTATCCGAAAGCAAACATGCAGCTTTTGTTCAGAAACGGCTTAGATCATTGGTTTCTTTTTTGTCGACTTATTATAAGGAttaactacaatttttttttaaatttcgaatGTTAACCGATCTTCGAAAACCTCGAGACGTTTTTTTTAAGGTTTTGATGTTAGCAAGGCGAGTTTTCGAAAATTGCAGACATCAGAACGGAATACAGCTCAATAAGCTTAACACGTTTCATTATCCATGACGTGACTATCCGATTCAAAAATACGAGGGAAATAATTTCGTTTTTTCGCGGTCTTCTCTATTTCAGTTTTGACTGATTTTGTGGTCGTTTACTTATCGTCTACGAGATATGAACCTTTTCCAAAGCGGGAAGTACTTAATCTTACGTTCAAATACTTAGACAATATCTCTTGTACTTAATTTTTTGACGCTTAGAACAAATAAAGACTGTTGATATTAAACTTTGTAAGCATCTTGACGATTGCAAAATGcaacacaaatacaaatacattccTACACGCAATGACGAAGACACAAGGAAGACTATGACGCATTGACTCTTCAAAAGAGACGTCGCGGATAGTGAGTAGGCAAGTAGATAGGCCATCTCATGCTTAAATGACGATAACACAGAACGCATTTACGCACAGTGTGTTTATGAGTATCATTTGAGTACGCCCAGCTGATAACAAATCATTTTCCAGTGAGAATTCTTACATCTAAATTGTCTATCTAGAAAGCCAGACAGGTAGATTTTTTCCAACGATATAAATATAGATTGATCGGTAGATTAGCAGGCAGGTAGGTAATGTAGATAAGATAAGTAAGGTAGGTATgtggatagatagacagatttgagagagagagagagagagagagagagagagagagagagagagagagagagagagagagagagagagagagagataataaGTCGatctattgattgattgatcgggAACACGAAAACAACATGGGCAGTAGTTTGAATGATTTAAAAGTTCCATTTAAGTTCAGTCTGTGCCTCTGTTTGCCAAAATCTACTGTACCTATGCCGTAGTTCCTTGCAGTCTAACTTAAAATGTTAGCGATGTGTGACGCACAAGTACCCTTAACTCCGTAGTTTTCAGTGTACTGTATAGCTCAATTGATTTGAATACACCGCCCCTTTACCTTTAAACCAGACAAGGGAATGCCAAATCTCCTTGACTCGGGGTTactaaaatcataaaattagaAGTGCTGCGAGTAAATATGGTTTTATAATTGGCTCTAAATGTTACGATAGCTGTATACAAGGACGTGCGAATCGCATACTCATCTCGCGAGATCTACAAACTTTTTACAGAATTACTCCAATCGGGGTAGTGGTTTGCCTCGGTTTTTCAAATATATACCTACTATCCTTTGCTTTGCGCTCAAAGACATACACTCTTACAGTTGAGCAGATATTCCTTAAGGTTTGCCAAGATGTTGCTCTTTCAATACTTAATGTGTGATTCAGATGTTTCCTGGAACGTTAACGTTATTCATTTGATGGTTGTAAACAAAAAAGGGTTGAACCAAGAATATGATGCGGGAGAGGGAACGAAGGCCTCCTAACAGACAGACCTAGAAAGACAGGTGAAAATATCGCGGTAAGTACTGATGGCAAAGCGAtactaaggtagtatgcgccgccaaagtgaaagacttgaacttttgctcaaactttcctggatcaagctttcaacaattctcttaccaaattaagaataaataTTAGGAGTTGCCGAGCGAAGTTTGCTACTGGGGAAACAAATCACCTTtaacgatattttaaattcaaatggcTGTCACCCATATGTCTGCTCTATCggaaaatatttcagatttccGAAAGactgagacggtgaaaatttttcttgctCAGAGAGCGTCAAAAcgagcccccataagtggtaaatcagaagagaattgtaaaaatttgagagttcaaatatctgtccaagAGGCCCATTGTACCTTAAATTAACATATGTGATTTACTTTCGTTGTTTTAAGATATCCAAATGCTCACACCAGGAGAATTaactattttcaaaaatttgatacacagtaatttttagatttgaaTTATAGCCTTCAACGTATTCAATCTATTTGTTGTGGTCAGGATGTATACAGTATGTTGTGAAAACAGATTAATTCTCTGCTCCTGATCATAGCGGCACAGCCCCAGTTTCGACGAAAGATGTAGGATTTTCTGCTAGCAACTAGAAACGACATTTGTAGCCTGGCGAATGGCAACACCAAGTCTATTGAGAGTATCGAATAAAACTGTCCCGGCGTATTTATCCCTCCTTAAAGTCTTGCCAACCATTCTTTCAGAGGTGGAGTAAgaaatatcagtgaaatgcAATCACTGCCGTTGAGAAATGAACTCTATATGTTACAGCCATTCAAgatcagtagctgtaacttttgtggATAATTTCACTAGTTTTGTTTTCTATGTCAATTGCAagatcttgttctactccaaaaagcACGCTGAAACACCAACCATTTAGTTTGTCCATACACCCTatggcttgtcaacacagcgtctgtACGTGTAAAATGTactactgtttacatttgaaatccAGTCTGGGGTAGAATTcatgtcaataataacaatgcagtttacacacatACTGGCTTAATCGAA
Proteins encoded in this window:
- the LOC139148252 gene encoding cytosolic beta-glucosidase-like — its product is MKTSSDVSMLWSSFCLLLLFESTGTTTLTNSTIPQYGGYVYKQFVNPIRDRLLYGQFPANFTWGAATSAHQVEGAWLADGKGRSIWDYFTHKRRHIFGSVENGDVTSDSYNKIKLDVMLLKRLGIKHYKFSLSWTRILPDGTTNKINRGGIDYYHRLIDTLLQANIQPMVALFHFDLPDSLQTVGGWSNDHIVTYFTNYAEICFAEFGSKVKYWVTFDEPSVFAVFGHDQGIHAPGFKHQGTTVYRVAHNMIKAHARTWHTYNSRYRSIHNGQLGICLLANWGFSRSSWKDDLLASDRYMQFQIGWFAHPLLVNGDYPKVMKDAVFKKSRAQKLTSSRLPTFTDLEKRMIQGTADFLGVDHFSSFYVDISMPKVLPAGYYQDQDMIAWPDRSWPTYGVIGQGVAPWGMRSVLNWIKQQYNNPPVYVTGNGVGEYSENHDVTLKLMDTGRIQYHRAYINEVLKAYQLDGVDVRGYTVWSLMDSFEWMNMFTVRYGLYYVNFTNPTRPRIPRASSVKYAEIIKANGFPRPASTAALTRPKVGAVKKSEQSPLKNSKANENTKLVYRNQLETKQLPGKINAPSLKQKPQVPNKPNNDKMVVNMDDVVEQQ